The following coding sequences are from one Peptococcaceae bacterium window:
- a CDS encoding DUF6506 family protein, with protein MLKAAFMFVAPESSPEKHRAVVKTPAVELTVVGVKDYSEAARTAAQLADDGNVAIELCAGFGVEGTAIVKKAVRNKAVVGAVRFDNHPGLEFKSGDDLF; from the coding sequence ATGTTGAAGGCTGCGTTCATGTTTGTAGCGCCGGAGTCGTCTCCGGAAAAACACCGGGCGGTGGTTAAAACCCCCGCGGTGGAATTGACCGTAGTCGGTGTTAAGGATTACAGCGAGGCGGCCAGGACCGCCGCGCAGCTGGCGGATGACGGCAATGTCGCCATCGAGCTGTGCGCCGGTTTCGGCGTGGAAGGAACGGCTATAGTGAAGAAAGCGGTCAGGAACAAAGCCGTGGTCGGCGCGGTCCGTTTTGACAATCACCCGGGGCTTGAATTCAAAAGCGGGGACGACCTATTCTAA
- the lpdA gene encoding dihydrolipoyl dehydrogenase — MKKRVVVIGGGPGGYVAAIRAAQLGAETHLVESDRLGGTCLNVGCIPTKALLHTAGLFRAVKEGARHGLAVDGARIEWPVLMNHKEQVVNRLVKGVAGLLTANKVGVHQGRAVLQDSRTVKIEGEKSTSLTADIIVLAVGSLPVRLEFPGAELPGVIDSTAALSLPKAPSSLIIVGGGVIGAEFAALFSSLGAKVAVVEMLPRILAPMDGQLTAVIEKELKKMGVKILTGARLAGVKQDGDKLSARVIIENKEETLEGEKVLVAVGRRSNTAGLGLEELGIGLEKGAVAVDDNFETSVPGVYAIGDCNGRVMLAHAASAQGTAAVEHALGHRARYNPQAIPSCLYTSPEAAAVGLTEEEAGRRGLDYRVGLFPLAGNGKSLIEGCENGLVKIIAGARHGEILGAHIVGPRATDLIGEMALAMNLEATVDELVATVHAHPTVSEALAEAALAFSGKAIHWPPGLKVK; from the coding sequence ATGAAGAAACGCGTTGTTGTAATCGGCGGCGGTCCGGGCGGCTATGTGGCCGCCATAAGGGCGGCGCAGCTGGGAGCCGAAACACACCTTGTTGAGTCTGACAGGCTTGGCGGAACGTGCCTGAATGTAGGTTGCATACCCACGAAAGCGCTTTTGCATACGGCCGGGCTGTTCAGGGCGGTAAAGGAAGGGGCCAGGCACGGCCTGGCGGTTGACGGGGCCAGGATTGAATGGCCTGTGCTGATGAACCACAAAGAACAGGTTGTTAATCGCCTGGTGAAGGGAGTTGCCGGTCTTTTGACCGCCAACAAGGTCGGCGTTCACCAGGGGCGCGCCGTATTGCAGGATAGCCGCACGGTAAAAATCGAAGGAGAAAAAAGCACATCCCTTACGGCGGACATTATCGTGCTGGCGGTGGGTTCTTTGCCTGTGCGGCTTGAGTTTCCCGGGGCGGAACTCCCGGGAGTGATTGACAGCACCGCCGCCTTGAGCCTGCCCAAAGCGCCCTCGTCGTTGATTATAGTCGGCGGCGGCGTAATCGGAGCCGAATTTGCGGCCCTGTTCAGTTCCCTGGGAGCTAAAGTTGCGGTGGTCGAAATGCTGCCCCGCATCCTGGCGCCGATGGACGGCCAGCTTACGGCGGTAATCGAGAAAGAATTGAAGAAAATGGGCGTCAAAATTTTAACGGGAGCAAGGCTTGCCGGGGTAAAGCAAGACGGCGATAAGCTTTCGGCCCGGGTGATAATTGAAAACAAAGAAGAAACGCTGGAAGGAGAAAAAGTGCTTGTGGCTGTAGGCCGCCGCTCCAACACCGCCGGTTTGGGACTGGAGGAGCTTGGCATCGGCCTGGAAAAGGGAGCGGTCGCTGTCGATGATAACTTTGAGACAAGCGTACCGGGCGTTTACGCCATCGGCGACTGCAATGGCCGGGTGATGCTGGCCCATGCCGCTTCCGCCCAGGGGACAGCCGCTGTTGAACACGCGCTGGGTCACCGCGCAAGGTACAACCCCCAGGCAATACCTTCCTGTCTTTACACCAGCCCGGAGGCCGCGGCCGTCGGATTGACCGAGGAAGAAGCCGGAAGGCGAGGCTTGGACTACCGGGTTGGTTTGTTCCCGCTGGCCGGCAACGGCAAATCGCTTATTGAGGGGTGTGAAAACGGCCTGGTGAAGATAATAGCCGGGGCAAGGCACGGGGAAATCCTGGGAGCGCACATTGTCGGGCCAAGGGCCACGGATTTGATTGGAGAAATGGCGCTGGCAATGAACCTGGAGGCGACAGTGGATGAGCTGGTGGCCACGGTCCATGCTCATCCCACCGTCAGCGAAGCGCTGGCCGAAGCGGCCCTGGCCTTCAGCGGCAAGGCGATCCACTGGCCGCCGGGTTTAAAGGTTAAATAA
- the ilvA gene encoding threonine ammonia-lyase IlvA: protein MNKLTIAEIIKAGQVLKGTINKTPLQKSEILSEKYGCGVFLKREDLQVVRSFKIRGAYNLMRSIAEESLNAGVVCASAGNHAQGVAYSCKALQVPGTIFMPVTTPRQKVCQVERFGGQYVNIVLTGDTFDDSSSEARAYAERENKVFVHPFDDYGVIAGQGTIGIEIMNDMEEEIDYVFAAIGGGGLVSGVGTYIKGISPRTKIIGVEPEGACAMKRSLEKNEIITLEDIDKFVDGAAVKRVGELTFNICKKILDDIVLVPEGKVCTKILEMYNDSAIIVEPAGALPVAALDFYREQIRGKNVVCIVSGGNNDIERTAEIKEKSLLAEGLKHYFIVNFPQRPGALREFVTEVLGPTDDITHFEYTKVNNKEKGPALVGVELNKKEDYEILIQNLNRKGIQYMPVNQHPYLFGLFI from the coding sequence ATGAACAAACTAACCATTGCCGAAATAATCAAGGCCGGACAGGTCCTTAAGGGGACAATCAACAAAACGCCTTTGCAGAAAAGCGAGATCCTTTCGGAGAAGTACGGGTGCGGCGTCTTCCTGAAGCGCGAGGACTTGCAGGTGGTCAGGTCTTTTAAAATAAGAGGGGCCTACAACCTGATGCGGTCGATTGCCGAAGAATCCCTGAACGCCGGGGTGGTCTGCGCCAGCGCCGGAAACCATGCCCAGGGGGTTGCTTATTCTTGCAAAGCCCTGCAGGTTCCCGGCACAATCTTTATGCCGGTGACCACCCCCAGGCAAAAAGTATGCCAGGTCGAACGCTTCGGCGGCCAATATGTAAACATTGTGCTCACCGGCGACACTTTTGACGATTCTTCCAGCGAAGCGAGGGCTTACGCGGAACGGGAAAACAAGGTCTTCGTACACCCGTTTGACGATTACGGCGTCATTGCCGGGCAGGGAACCATCGGCATCGAAATAATGAACGATATGGAAGAGGAGATTGACTATGTTTTTGCCGCCATCGGCGGCGGCGGCCTGGTTTCCGGGGTGGGAACCTATATTAAAGGCATCAGTCCCCGCACGAAAATAATCGGCGTGGAACCGGAAGGGGCCTGCGCCATGAAGAGATCGCTGGAAAAAAATGAAATAATCACCCTGGAGGACATCGACAAGTTCGTTGACGGCGCTGCCGTGAAGAGAGTGGGAGAACTCACTTTCAACATCTGCAAAAAAATACTCGACGATATAGTCCTGGTGCCGGAAGGGAAAGTATGCACCAAAATCCTGGAAATGTACAATGACAGCGCCATCATTGTCGAGCCTGCAGGAGCCCTGCCCGTGGCCGCCCTTGATTTTTACCGGGAGCAGATCAGGGGGAAAAACGTCGTCTGCATCGTCAGCGGGGGCAACAACGATATTGAACGCACCGCCGAAATCAAGGAAAAATCGCTCCTGGCGGAAGGGCTCAAACACTACTTCATCGTCAATTTTCCCCAGCGTCCCGGAGCGCTGCGCGAGTTTGTCACCGAAGTTCTCGGCCCCACCGACGATATTACCCATTTCGAATACACCAAGGTCAACAATAAAGAAAAAGGCCCCGCCCTGGTGGGGGTGGAGCTCAACAAAAAGGAAGACTACGAAATCCTCATCCAGAATTTAAACAGGAAAGGCATCCAGTACATGCCGGTCAACCAGCATCCCTACCTGTTCGGGCTCTTTATTTAA